Proteins co-encoded in one Dasypus novemcinctus isolate mDasNov1 chromosome 18, mDasNov1.1.hap2, whole genome shotgun sequence genomic window:
- the DRC7 gene encoding dynein regulatory complex subunit 7 isoform X2 yields MEVLKEKVEEEEEAERQEAAERAERAERSSRPFEALKQETVLPKDMLRDLEQKLSEVKITMPEEPLAFAKDTIDISELPLSYKINTPKEEHLLQVADNFSRQYSHLCPDRVPLILYPLNECGVPKFVSTTIRPTLMPYPDLYNWDGCAQFVADFLTMVPLPDPLKPYQKGNCFDFSTLLCSMLIGAGYDAYCVSGYGSRDLCSMDLTREVCPLTVKPKETVEEEEKVPPKKYAIKPPKDLSSRFEQEQEIKRQEAIKAEEERLQKEAEERLMEEEKAPPDPLHGLRVHCWVLVLSGKREVPESFFVDSFTARSYSTQDDHFLGIESLWNHRNYWVNMQDCWNCCKDLIFDLGDPVRWEHLLLGTNKPYLSLTEEEEEGTNEEDDMENLGKEDEEKSFDMPPSWVEQIEISPEAFETRCPSGKKVIQYKRAKLEKWAPYLNSNGLVCRLTTYENLECTRILEIKEWYANREDMLELKHISKITGLNVDYFKPGHPQALHVHSYKSMLPEMDRVMEFYDTARVDGLMKREETPMTMTEYFRGRSDFLSYRLTNFGPRIKKLALNSAESNPRPIVKITERFDRNPAKPADEDVAERVFLIGEERIQLRYHCRDDHITASKREYLRRTEVDSKGNKIIMTPDMCISFEVEPVEHTKKLLYQYEAMMKLKNEEKLSRHQAWESELEVLEILKLREEEEEAHVLTISIYDTKRNEKSREYREAMERVMHEEHLRQMEVQLDYLAPFLVQFPPGEKLTRWQAVRLKDECLNDFKQRLIDKANLIQARFEKETQELQKKQQWYQENQVTMTAEDEDFYLSYCSQAMFRIRILEQRLNRHKELAPLKYLALEEKLYKDPRLAELLRVFI; encoded by the exons ATGGAGGTCCTGAAGGAGaaagtggaggaggaggaggaggccgaGAGGCAGGAGGCCGCCGAGCGGGCCGAGAGGGCTGAGAGGTCCTCGAGGCCCTTTGAGGCGCTGAAGCAGGAAACCGTCCTGCCGAAGGATATGCTCAGAGACCTGGAGCAGAAGTTGTCGGAGGTCAAGATCACCATGCCCGAGGAGCCCCT GGCCTTTGCCAAGGACACCATCGACATCTCCGAGCTGCCCCTGTCCTACAAAATCAACACGCCCAAGGAGGAACACCTGCTGCAGGTGGCAGACAACTTCTCCCGCCAGTACAGCCATCTGTGCCCAGACCGCGTGCCCCTCATCCTGTACCCGCTGAACGAGTGTGGAGTGCCT AAGTTTGTGAGCACGACCATCCGGCCCACACTGATGCCCTACCCCGACCTCTACAACTGGGACGGCTGTGCCCAGTTTGTCGCCGACTTCCTCACCATGGTGCCCCTGCCCGACCCCCTCAAGCCG TACCAGAAGGGCAACTGCTTCGACTTCAGCACCCTGCTCTGCTCCATGCTCATCGGCGCGGGCTACGACGCCTACTGCGTCAGCGGCTACGGCTCGCGGGACCTGTGCTCCATGGACCTGACGCGGGAGGTGTGCCCGCTCACCGTGAAGCCCAAGGAG ACTGTCGAGGAGGAGGAAAAGGTGCCACCTAAGAAGTATGCCATCAAACCCCCCAAGGACCTGAGCAGCAGGTTTGAGCAGGAGCAGGAGATCAAGAGGCAGGAGGCCATCAAAGCCGAGGAGGAGAGGCTGCAGAAGGAGGCAGAGGAGCGCCTCATG GAAGAGGAGAAGGCACCACCGGACCCCCTGCACGGCCTGCGTGTGCACTGCTGGGTCCTGGTGCTGTCGGGGAAGCGCGAGGTGCCCGAGAGCTTCTTCGTTGACTCGTTCACGGCACGCAGCTACAGCACCCAGGATGACCATTTCCTGGGCATCGAGAGCCTCTGGAACCACAGGAACTACTGGGTCAACATGCAGGACTGCTGGAACTGCTGCAAG GACTTGATCTTTGACCTGGGAGACCCTGTGCGGTGGGAGCACCTGCTCTTGGGGACCAATAAGCCTTACCTGTCCTTgactgaggaggaggaggaagggacaaACGAAGAGGATGATATGGAGAATCTG GGCAAGGAGGATGAAGAGAAGAGCTTCGACATGCCTCCCTCCTGGGTGGAGCAGATCGAGATCTCCCCAGAAG CATTCGAGACCCGCTGCCCGAGCGGGAAGAAGGTGATTCAGTACAAGAGGGCGAAGCTGGAGAAGTGGGCGCCGTACCTCAACAGCAACGGCCTCGTCTGCCGCCTCACCACCTACGAGAATTTGGAGT GCACGAGGATTTTGGAGATAAAGGAGTGGTACGCGAACCGGGAGGACATGCTGGAGTTGAAGCACATAAGCAAGATCACAGGCCTGAACGTCGACTACTTCAAGCCGGGCCACCCCCAGGCCCTGCATG TGCACTCCTACAAGTCCATGCTCCCGGAGATGGACCGGGTTATGGAATTTTACGACACGGCCCGCGTGGACGGCCTGATGAAGCGAGAGGAGACGCCCATGACCATGACGGAGTACTTCAGGGGGCGGTCAGACTTCCTCTCCTACCGCCTCACCAACTTCGGCCCCAGGATCAAGAAGCTTGCTCTCAACAGTGCCGAGTCGAACCCTCGGCCCATAGTG AAAATCACCGAGCGGTTCGATCGCAACCCCGCGAAGCCTGCGGACGAGGACGTGGCGGAGCGGGTGTTCCTAATCGGCGAGGAGCGCATCCAGCTGCGCTACCACTGCCGCGACGACCACATCACGGCCTCCAAGCGCGAGTACCTGCGGCGCACCGAGGTGGACAGCAAGGGCAACAAGATCATCATGACGCCCGACATGTGCATCAGCTTCGAG GTGGAGCCCGTGGAACACACCAAGAAGCTTCTCTACCAATATGAGGCTATGATGAAGCTCAAGAACGAGGAGAAGCTGTCCAGACATCAGGCCTGGGAGTCAGAACTGGAA gtgcTGGAGATCCTGAAGCTtcgagaggaggaggaggaggcacaTGTGCTGACCATCTCCATCTACGACACCAAACGCAACGAGAAGAGCAGGGAGTATCGGGAGGCCATG GAGCGGGTAATGCATGAGGAGCACTTGCGGCAGATGGAGGTCCAGCTGGACTACCTGGCCCCATTCCTGGTACAGTTCCCACCAGGAGAGAAGCTGACACGCTGGCAGGCGGTGCGCCTGAAGGACGAGTGCCTCAACGACTTCAAGCAGCGGCTCATCGACAAGGCCAACCTCATCCAGGCCCGCTTCGAGAAG GAGACCCAGGAGCTGCAGAAGAAGCAGCAGTGGTACCAGGAGAACCAGGTGACCATGACGGCCgaggacgaggacttttacctgAGCTACTGCTCTCAGGCCATGTTCCGCATCCGCATCCTGGAGCAGCGGCTCAATCG gcACAAGGAGCTGGCCCCGCTGAAGTACTTGGCTCTGGAGGAAAAGCTCTACAAGGACCCACGCCTGGCAGAGTTACTGAGAGTCTTTATTTGA
- the DRC7 gene encoding dynein regulatory complex subunit 7 isoform X1 — MEVLKEKVEEEEEAERQEAAERAERAERSSRPFEALKQETVLPKDMLRDLEQKLSEVKITMPEEPLAFAKDTIDISELPLSYKINTPKEEHLLQVADNFSRQYSHLCPDRVPLILYPLNECGVPKFVSTTIRPTLMPYPDLYNWDGCAQFVADFLTMVPLPDPLKPPPSLYSSTTVLKYQKGNCFDFSTLLCSMLIGAGYDAYCVSGYGSRDLCSMDLTREVCPLTVKPKETVEEEEKVPPKKYAIKPPKDLSSRFEQEQEIKRQEAIKAEEERLQKEAEERLMEEEKAPPDPLHGLRVHCWVLVLSGKREVPESFFVDSFTARSYSTQDDHFLGIESLWNHRNYWVNMQDCWNCCKDLIFDLGDPVRWEHLLLGTNKPYLSLTEEEEEGTNEEDDMENLGKEDEEKSFDMPPSWVEQIEISPEAFETRCPSGKKVIQYKRAKLEKWAPYLNSNGLVCRLTTYENLECTRILEIKEWYANREDMLELKHISKITGLNVDYFKPGHPQALHVHSYKSMLPEMDRVMEFYDTARVDGLMKREETPMTMTEYFRGRSDFLSYRLTNFGPRIKKLALNSAESNPRPIVKITERFDRNPAKPADEDVAERVFLIGEERIQLRYHCRDDHITASKREYLRRTEVDSKGNKIIMTPDMCISFEVEPVEHTKKLLYQYEAMMKLKNEEKLSRHQAWESELEVLEILKLREEEEEAHVLTISIYDTKRNEKSREYREAMERVMHEEHLRQMEVQLDYLAPFLVQFPPGEKLTRWQAVRLKDECLNDFKQRLIDKANLIQARFEKETQELQKKQQWYQENQVTMTAEDEDFYLSYCSQAMFRIRILEQRLNRHKELAPLKYLALEEKLYKDPRLAELLRVFI; from the exons ATGGAGGTCCTGAAGGAGaaagtggaggaggaggaggaggccgaGAGGCAGGAGGCCGCCGAGCGGGCCGAGAGGGCTGAGAGGTCCTCGAGGCCCTTTGAGGCGCTGAAGCAGGAAACCGTCCTGCCGAAGGATATGCTCAGAGACCTGGAGCAGAAGTTGTCGGAGGTCAAGATCACCATGCCCGAGGAGCCCCT GGCCTTTGCCAAGGACACCATCGACATCTCCGAGCTGCCCCTGTCCTACAAAATCAACACGCCCAAGGAGGAACACCTGCTGCAGGTGGCAGACAACTTCTCCCGCCAGTACAGCCATCTGTGCCCAGACCGCGTGCCCCTCATCCTGTACCCGCTGAACGAGTGTGGAGTGCCT AAGTTTGTGAGCACGACCATCCGGCCCACACTGATGCCCTACCCCGACCTCTACAACTGGGACGGCTGTGCCCAGTTTGTCGCCGACTTCCTCACCATGGTGCCCCTGCCCGACCCCCTCAAGCCG CCCCCCTCCCTGTACTCCTCCACCACGGTGCTCAAGTACCAGAAGGGCAACTGCTTCGACTTCAGCACCCTGCTCTGCTCCATGCTCATCGGCGCGGGCTACGACGCCTACTGCGTCAGCGGCTACGGCTCGCGGGACCTGTGCTCCATGGACCTGACGCGGGAGGTGTGCCCGCTCACCGTGAAGCCCAAGGAG ACTGTCGAGGAGGAGGAAAAGGTGCCACCTAAGAAGTATGCCATCAAACCCCCCAAGGACCTGAGCAGCAGGTTTGAGCAGGAGCAGGAGATCAAGAGGCAGGAGGCCATCAAAGCCGAGGAGGAGAGGCTGCAGAAGGAGGCAGAGGAGCGCCTCATG GAAGAGGAGAAGGCACCACCGGACCCCCTGCACGGCCTGCGTGTGCACTGCTGGGTCCTGGTGCTGTCGGGGAAGCGCGAGGTGCCCGAGAGCTTCTTCGTTGACTCGTTCACGGCACGCAGCTACAGCACCCAGGATGACCATTTCCTGGGCATCGAGAGCCTCTGGAACCACAGGAACTACTGGGTCAACATGCAGGACTGCTGGAACTGCTGCAAG GACTTGATCTTTGACCTGGGAGACCCTGTGCGGTGGGAGCACCTGCTCTTGGGGACCAATAAGCCTTACCTGTCCTTgactgaggaggaggaggaagggacaaACGAAGAGGATGATATGGAGAATCTG GGCAAGGAGGATGAAGAGAAGAGCTTCGACATGCCTCCCTCCTGGGTGGAGCAGATCGAGATCTCCCCAGAAG CATTCGAGACCCGCTGCCCGAGCGGGAAGAAGGTGATTCAGTACAAGAGGGCGAAGCTGGAGAAGTGGGCGCCGTACCTCAACAGCAACGGCCTCGTCTGCCGCCTCACCACCTACGAGAATTTGGAGT GCACGAGGATTTTGGAGATAAAGGAGTGGTACGCGAACCGGGAGGACATGCTGGAGTTGAAGCACATAAGCAAGATCACAGGCCTGAACGTCGACTACTTCAAGCCGGGCCACCCCCAGGCCCTGCATG TGCACTCCTACAAGTCCATGCTCCCGGAGATGGACCGGGTTATGGAATTTTACGACACGGCCCGCGTGGACGGCCTGATGAAGCGAGAGGAGACGCCCATGACCATGACGGAGTACTTCAGGGGGCGGTCAGACTTCCTCTCCTACCGCCTCACCAACTTCGGCCCCAGGATCAAGAAGCTTGCTCTCAACAGTGCCGAGTCGAACCCTCGGCCCATAGTG AAAATCACCGAGCGGTTCGATCGCAACCCCGCGAAGCCTGCGGACGAGGACGTGGCGGAGCGGGTGTTCCTAATCGGCGAGGAGCGCATCCAGCTGCGCTACCACTGCCGCGACGACCACATCACGGCCTCCAAGCGCGAGTACCTGCGGCGCACCGAGGTGGACAGCAAGGGCAACAAGATCATCATGACGCCCGACATGTGCATCAGCTTCGAG GTGGAGCCCGTGGAACACACCAAGAAGCTTCTCTACCAATATGAGGCTATGATGAAGCTCAAGAACGAGGAGAAGCTGTCCAGACATCAGGCCTGGGAGTCAGAACTGGAA gtgcTGGAGATCCTGAAGCTtcgagaggaggaggaggaggcacaTGTGCTGACCATCTCCATCTACGACACCAAACGCAACGAGAAGAGCAGGGAGTATCGGGAGGCCATG GAGCGGGTAATGCATGAGGAGCACTTGCGGCAGATGGAGGTCCAGCTGGACTACCTGGCCCCATTCCTGGTACAGTTCCCACCAGGAGAGAAGCTGACACGCTGGCAGGCGGTGCGCCTGAAGGACGAGTGCCTCAACGACTTCAAGCAGCGGCTCATCGACAAGGCCAACCTCATCCAGGCCCGCTTCGAGAAG GAGACCCAGGAGCTGCAGAAGAAGCAGCAGTGGTACCAGGAGAACCAGGTGACCATGACGGCCgaggacgaggacttttacctgAGCTACTGCTCTCAGGCCATGTTCCGCATCCGCATCCTGGAGCAGCGGCTCAATCG gcACAAGGAGCTGGCCCCGCTGAAGTACTTGGCTCTGGAGGAAAAGCTCTACAAGGACCCACGCCTGGCAGAGTTACTGAGAGTCTTTATTTGA